In Atribacterota bacterium, a genomic segment contains:
- the aspS gene encoding aspartate--tRNA ligase, producing MTILEQDKYELKTWKRTHSCGELGKNNIKEKVTLMGWINSRRDHGGLIFVDLRDREGKTQVVFDPKISNEAHLMAHKIRNEYVIAIKGEVMSRGEEAINPNLKTGEIEVKVNQMRILNQSEPPPFSINEYSDVGEDMRLKFRYLDLRRPEMKNNLILRHRVCQLIRNFLSERGFLDIETPFLTISTPEGARDYIVPSRINPGNFYALPQSPQLFKQLLMISGFDKYFQIVRCFRDEDLRADRAPEFTQLDMEMSFIDRDELFSLIEDLMVHLFKEILGIEIVKPFPRFDYDDVIARYGVDKPDLRYGMEIHNLNEIFKKTEFSAFLDVIADGGKIGALKTEKPNKFSRKNIDDLDPFIKSFGLSGLAYIRFKEGNQIQSSIGKYITEEEITLIKKEMQATSGDLIFIVAGSSEKVSQAIGMLRIKLANTLNIIPEKQYKFLWVTNFPLFEYSQTEKRYTSMHHPFTAPVDEDIPLLDNNPYQVRSKAYDLVLNGNEIGGGSIRIHRTELQQKIFDLLGIKPEEAMQKFGYLLEALQYGAPPHGGIAFGMDRLVMLLAGATSIREVIAFPKTQKATCLLTGAPAKVSPEQLKELHLKIDL from the coding sequence AGAGAGGGTAAAACTCAAGTAGTTTTTGACCCTAAAATTTCTAATGAAGCACATTTGATGGCACATAAAATACGCAACGAATATGTTATTGCCATTAAAGGAGAAGTAATGTCAAGAGGGGAAGAGGCAATTAATCCTAATTTAAAAACCGGTGAAATTGAAGTCAAAGTTAATCAGATGAGGATTCTAAATCAATCGGAACCACCTCCTTTTAGTATAAATGAATATTCTGATGTGGGAGAGGATATGCGTTTAAAGTTTCGTTATCTGGACCTGAGAAGACCAGAAATGAAAAATAATCTCATATTACGCCACCGAGTTTGCCAGTTAATTCGGAACTTTTTAAGTGAAAGGGGTTTTTTGGATATAGAAACACCATTTTTAACCATAAGCACACCCGAAGGCGCCCGGGACTATATTGTCCCCAGTCGGATCAATCCAGGAAATTTTTATGCCCTTCCTCAATCACCGCAATTGTTTAAACAGTTATTGATGATCAGTGGTTTCGATAAATATTTCCAGATAGTAAGATGTTTTCGGGATGAAGATTTAAGAGCAGATCGAGCCCCGGAATTTACCCAATTGGATATGGAAATGTCCTTCATTGACCGGGATGAGTTATTCAGTCTTATTGAGGATTTAATGGTTCATCTGTTCAAAGAAATACTGGGTATTGAAATAGTAAAACCTTTTCCCAGGTTTGATTATGATGATGTTATTGCCAGATATGGTGTGGATAAACCTGATTTAAGATATGGAATGGAGATACATAACTTAAATGAAATTTTTAAGAAAACTGAATTTAGTGCTTTTTTAGATGTGATAGCAGATGGTGGGAAAATTGGTGCCTTAAAGACAGAAAAGCCTAATAAATTTTCCCGTAAGAATATTGATGATTTAGACCCTTTTATTAAATCATTTGGATTAAGTGGTTTAGCTTATATCCGTTTTAAGGAAGGAAATCAAATACAATCATCTATAGGAAAATATATTACTGAGGAAGAAATAACATTAATCAAAAAGGAAATGCAGGCAACATCTGGTGACCTTATTTTTATTGTGGCTGGTAGCAGCGAAAAGGTAAGTCAAGCAATTGGGATGCTCCGCATAAAATTAGCTAATACTTTAAATATAATTCCAGAAAAACAATATAAATTTTTATGGGTAACCAATTTCCCTTTATTTGAATATTCCCAAACCGAAAAGAGATATACTTCTATGCATCATCCCTTTACTGCTCCAGTAGATGAAGATATTCCTCTATTGGATAATAATCCTTATCAGGTTCGTTCTAAAGCATATGATTTAGTCTTAAATGGTAATGAAATTGGGGGAGGAAGTATTCGTATCCACCGGACCGAACTACAACAGAAGATATTTGATTTATTGGGAATCAAACCTGAAGAGGCAATGCAAAAATTTGGTTATCTTCTGGAAGCCTTGCAATATGGTGCACCACCACATGGAGGTATTGCCTTTGGCATGGATAGACTGGTAATGTTACTGGCAGGTGCCACTTCCATACGTGAAGTGATTGCCTTTCCTAAAACACAAAAGGCGACCTGTCTGCTAACAGGAGCCCCGGCAAAGGTGAGTCCAGAACAGCTAAAGGAGTTGCATTTAAAAATAGACTTGTAA